One segment of Variovorax paradoxus DNA contains the following:
- a CDS encoding indolepyruvate ferredoxin oxidoreductase subunit alpha, with translation MERSFAEEVKRLSLGADEEFHGEGILAVTKALLQSGVSYIGGYQGAPVSHLIDVLGDARGLLDDLGIYFENSASEAGAAAMLGASINYPVRGAVTWKSTVGTNVASDALSNLASAGVKGGALIILGEDYGEGSSIIQERTHAFAMKSQMWLMDPRPNLTSIVNAVERSFELSEASQTPVMLQLRIRACHVHGSFVCKDNRAPAVSTRESIAQPHFDFANINLPPSIYAQERMKVESRWPAALEFIRREKLNERFDGDCGDIGLILPGGLYNGTIRALQQLGLADAFGNSRIPLQVLNVVYPMVPDELVGFCSGKRAVLMIEEGQPNYLEDALHAMLRKAGCDTRLHGKDIFPMAGEYTGEVLVRSLAEFIRQARPQALGEDGALQVVDTAAPLGALKPQAVAALGVPVPNRPPGFCIGCPERPVFAAIKLMQKELGAVHVSADIGCHTFGTLPPFNTGSTVLGYGLGLASSSGIAPLMGNRVVSIMGDGGFWHNGFTSGVVNAVYNNQDSVLVILKNGYTSATGTQAIPSSPTQPAARPLTLDIEAALKGVGVGWVRKVRSYSVAEMRDTLQEAMTTEEGGLKVIIADGECQLERQRRIKPVTAAKLKRGERVVRTRFGIDDDVCTGDHSCIRLSGCPSLTVKPNPSALRTDPVATVNQGCVGCGLCGENAHAAILCPSFYKAEIVQNAGTWERLLHRLRGGVIGLMAGKARDRSEALAA, from the coding sequence ATGGAGCGATCTTTCGCCGAAGAAGTCAAACGCCTCTCGCTGGGCGCCGACGAGGAATTTCATGGCGAGGGCATCCTCGCCGTCACCAAGGCGCTGCTGCAGTCGGGCGTGAGCTACATCGGCGGCTACCAGGGCGCGCCGGTCTCGCACCTGATCGACGTGCTCGGCGATGCGCGCGGCCTGCTCGACGACCTCGGCATCTACTTCGAGAACAGCGCATCGGAGGCCGGCGCGGCCGCGATGCTCGGTGCTTCCATCAACTATCCGGTGCGCGGCGCGGTGACGTGGAAGTCCACCGTGGGCACCAACGTCGCGTCCGATGCGCTGTCCAACCTCGCGTCGGCCGGCGTGAAGGGCGGCGCGCTGATCATCCTCGGCGAGGACTACGGCGAGGGCTCCAGCATCATCCAGGAGCGCACGCACGCCTTCGCGATGAAGTCGCAGATGTGGCTGATGGACCCGCGGCCGAACCTCACGTCCATCGTGAATGCCGTGGAGCGCAGCTTCGAGCTGTCGGAGGCGAGCCAGACGCCCGTGATGCTGCAGCTGCGCATCCGCGCCTGCCACGTGCACGGCAGCTTCGTGTGCAAGGACAACCGCGCGCCGGCCGTCTCGACGCGCGAATCGATCGCGCAGCCGCACTTCGACTTCGCCAACATCAACCTGCCGCCGTCGATCTACGCGCAGGAGCGCATGAAGGTCGAGTCGCGCTGGCCGGCCGCGCTGGAGTTCATCCGCCGCGAGAAGCTCAACGAGCGCTTCGATGGCGACTGCGGCGACATCGGCCTGATCCTGCCCGGCGGCCTCTACAACGGCACGATCCGCGCGCTGCAGCAGCTCGGCCTGGCGGACGCATTCGGCAACAGCCGCATTCCGCTGCAGGTGCTCAACGTCGTCTATCCGATGGTGCCCGACGAGCTCGTCGGGTTCTGCAGCGGCAAGCGCGCCGTGCTCATGATCGAGGAAGGCCAGCCCAACTACCTGGAAGACGCGCTGCACGCGATGCTGCGCAAGGCCGGTTGCGACACCCGCCTGCACGGCAAGGACATCTTTCCGATGGCCGGCGAGTACACCGGCGAAGTGCTGGTGCGCAGCCTGGCCGAGTTCATCCGCCAGGCGCGCCCGCAGGCGCTGGGCGAAGACGGCGCGCTGCAGGTGGTGGACACGGCCGCGCCGCTGGGCGCGCTCAAGCCGCAGGCGGTGGCCGCCCTCGGCGTGCCGGTGCCCAACCGTCCGCCGGGCTTCTGCATCGGCTGTCCCGAGCGGCCAGTGTTCGCGGCCATCAAGCTGATGCAGAAGGAGCTCGGCGCGGTGCACGTCAGCGCCGACATCGGCTGCCACACCTTCGGCACGCTGCCGCCGTTCAACACGGGGAGCACGGTGCTGGGATACGGCCTGGGGCTGGCGAGTTCGTCGGGCATCGCGCCGCTCATGGGCAACCGCGTCGTGAGCATCATGGGCGACGGCGGCTTCTGGCACAACGGCTTCACCAGCGGCGTGGTGAATGCGGTCTACAACAACCAGGACTCGGTGCTGGTGATCCTGAAGAACGGCTACACCTCGGCCACCGGCACGCAGGCCATCCCGTCGTCGCCCACGCAACCCGCCGCCAGGCCGCTGACGCTGGACATCGAGGCGGCGCTCAAGGGCGTGGGCGTGGGCTGGGTGCGCAAGGTCAGGAGCTACAGCGTCGCGGAGATGCGCGACACGCTGCAGGAGGCCATGACCACGGAAGAAGGCGGCCTCAAGGTGATCATTGCCGACGGCGAGTGCCAGCTCGAGCGGCAGCGCCGCATCAAGCCGGTGACGGCCGCGAAGCTCAAGCGAGGCGAGCGCGTGGTGCGCACGCGCTTCGGCATCGACGACGACGTGTGCACCGGCGACCACTCGTGCATCCGGCTGTCGGGCTGCCCGTCGCTCACCGTCAAGCCCAACCCGAGCGCGCTTCGCACCGACCCGGTGGCCACGGTCAACCAGGGTTGCGTGGGCTGCGGCCTGTGCGGCGAGAACGCGCACGCCGCGATTCTCTGCCCCTCTTTCTACAAGGCCGAGATCGTGCAGAACGCCGGCACCTGGGAGCGGCTGCTGCACAGGTTGCGCGGCGGGGTCATCGGCCTCATGGCCGGCAAGGCGCGCGACCGCTCGGAGGCACTGGCGGCATGA
- a CDS encoding type VI secretion system Vgr family protein: MNRRVTIQTPLGEALQFRQLVGREALSQLYAFDIELLGTSNALDAKALLGKPATVTVETEGGVRHLCGIATRFGLQQEDARHSFYRLRLRPWLWLATRRSDFRIFQAKSVPDIVSEVLGTYGYPVEKKLTRGDYRVWDYCVQYHESDFDFVARLCELEGIYFHFRHEAAQHVLVFADDIAGSHVPLPGGEEVRYHPLEKSGMAGGPGQRERIYAWETAEEVRSGHHYNDDYDFEKPKAELSHLRQMPTGHDHDSHEQYEWPGGFTQHGDGETYARIRNEEQLSQRSRVTGRSNLRELATGHTLRLTGHPRADQNQQYLLVSVSYHLQETLQASEGKDGTEGSVQRFAFDAQATSYPWRPARTTAKPRTRGPQTAMVVGPQGEEIWTDPYGRIKVQFHWDRLGQENEHSSCWVRVSTAWAGSTFGMTSVPRIGMEVIVDFLNGDPDYPIVTGCVHNAGTMPAWELPGQKHLSGIRSRELGGGRGNHLVLDDTQGRIQAQLRSDHQASQLSVGHIGRIEDTAGRQEPRGQGFELRTDGHGALRAARGLLVTTEPRANAQAHTTDMGETVARLTQARDLHEGLSEAAQEARAHEAGDQDEVTQALKEQNDAIKGQGAGNGAQGEFPELQEPHLVLASKAGIQSAAQGSTHIVSNEHNAITSGGHTSVSAGKSFLVSAKNAVRMFAHKAGMKLVAATADIDISALKDSVNVLAKLNITQTANRITISAKEEVVINGGSSYSRWNSGGIEHGTSGTWREHASVHSLVGPASEGKPSLPNPAPLPRGQLDLYHQYIKQSGEKRQGVAQGDYTVVDSEGGTHSGTLDRNGFASVAGLPIGTAKVTFGKDPRDPWDEGSYFGTPDEWKAKGATAGGGAEAGAGVSGAGGMAGFGSTLAAAGKGAVGGMQGLVSGGGNALGAAGALAGVAGLSSKAAGAIGQVTQAAGMAQQAVSAAQAIQQGGAKALLGQASQAATGMAIQAAGTKLGPMGVPITGVMSGAVNGGMKGVVNGAMNGAVNGAVNGVANGAAGALKPGVSAVAGNALPAGRTPGFLA, from the coding sequence ATGAATCGCCGCGTCACCATCCAGACGCCCCTGGGCGAGGCGCTGCAGTTCCGCCAGTTGGTAGGCCGCGAGGCGCTGAGCCAGCTCTACGCGTTCGACATCGAGCTGCTGGGCACCAGCAATGCGCTCGATGCCAAGGCACTGCTGGGCAAGCCCGCTACCGTGACGGTGGAGACCGAAGGCGGCGTGCGCCACCTGTGCGGCATCGCCACGCGCTTCGGGCTGCAGCAGGAAGACGCGCGGCACTCGTTCTACCGGCTGCGCCTGCGCCCCTGGCTCTGGCTGGCCACTCGGCGCAGCGACTTCCGCATCTTCCAGGCGAAGAGCGTGCCCGACATCGTTTCGGAGGTGCTCGGCACCTATGGGTACCCCGTCGAGAAGAAGCTCACGCGCGGCGACTACCGGGTGTGGGACTACTGCGTGCAGTACCACGAGAGCGACTTCGACTTCGTTGCGCGGCTGTGCGAGCTCGAAGGCATCTATTTCCATTTCCGGCACGAGGCCGCGCAGCATGTGCTGGTGTTCGCCGACGACATCGCCGGTTCGCACGTCCCGCTGCCCGGCGGCGAGGAGGTGCGCTACCACCCGCTGGAGAAGTCGGGCATGGCCGGCGGACCGGGGCAGCGCGAGCGCATCTACGCATGGGAGACCGCGGAGGAAGTGCGCTCCGGCCACCACTACAACGACGACTACGACTTCGAGAAGCCCAAGGCCGAGCTCTCGCACCTGCGGCAGATGCCGACGGGGCACGACCACGACAGCCACGAGCAGTACGAATGGCCCGGCGGCTTCACGCAGCACGGAGACGGCGAGACCTACGCACGCATCCGCAACGAGGAGCAGCTGAGCCAGCGCAGCCGCGTCACCGGCCGCTCCAACCTGCGCGAGCTGGCCACCGGCCACACGCTGCGCCTGACCGGGCACCCGCGCGCCGACCAGAACCAGCAGTACCTGCTGGTGAGCGTGAGCTACCACCTGCAGGAGACCCTGCAGGCGAGCGAGGGCAAGGACGGCACCGAAGGCTCGGTGCAGCGCTTCGCTTTCGACGCGCAGGCCACCAGCTATCCATGGCGCCCCGCGCGCACCACGGCCAAGCCGCGCACGCGCGGCCCGCAGACCGCGATGGTGGTCGGGCCGCAGGGCGAGGAGATCTGGACCGACCCCTACGGGCGCATCAAGGTGCAATTCCACTGGGACCGGCTGGGGCAGGAGAACGAGCACTCGAGCTGCTGGGTGCGCGTGTCGACCGCCTGGGCGGGGTCGACCTTCGGCATGACCTCGGTGCCGCGCATCGGCATGGAGGTGATCGTCGACTTCCTCAACGGCGACCCCGACTACCCGATCGTCACGGGCTGCGTGCACAACGCCGGCACCATGCCGGCGTGGGAGCTGCCGGGTCAGAAGCACCTGTCGGGCATCCGCAGCCGCGAGCTCGGCGGCGGGCGCGGCAACCACCTGGTGCTCGACGACACGCAGGGCAGAATTCAGGCGCAGCTGCGCAGCGACCACCAGGCGAGCCAGCTGAGCGTGGGTCACATCGGGCGCATCGAGGACACCGCGGGGCGGCAGGAGCCGCGCGGCCAGGGCTTCGAGCTGCGCACCGACGGCCACGGCGCATTGCGCGCGGCCAGGGGCCTGCTGGTGACGACCGAGCCGCGCGCCAACGCGCAGGCGCATACCACCGACATGGGCGAGACCGTGGCGCGGCTCACGCAGGCCCGGGACCTGCACGAGGGCCTGAGCGAAGCCGCACAGGAAGCCAGGGCGCACGAGGCGGGCGACCAGGACGAGGTCACGCAGGCCCTGAAGGAGCAGAACGACGCCATCAAGGGCCAGGGCGCCGGCAACGGCGCGCAGGGCGAGTTCCCGGAACTGCAGGAACCGCACCTCGTGCTGGCGAGCAAGGCGGGCATCCAGAGCGCCGCGCAGGGCTCCACGCACATCGTGAGCAACGAGCACAACGCGATCACCAGCGGCGGCCACACCAGCGTGAGCGCGGGCAAGAGCTTTTTGGTGAGCGCGAAGAACGCGGTGCGGATGTTCGCGCACAAGGCCGGCATGAAGCTGGTGGCGGCCACCGCCGACATCGACATCTCGGCGCTGAAGGACAGCGTCAACGTGCTGGCCAAGCTCAACATCACGCAGACGGCCAACAGGATCACCATCAGCGCGAAGGAAGAGGTGGTGATCAACGGCGGCTCGAGCTACAGCCGATGGAACTCCGGCGGCATCGAGCACGGCACCTCGGGCACCTGGCGCGAGCATGCGTCGGTGCACAGCCTGGTCGGGCCGGCCAGCGAGGGCAAGCCGTCGCTGCCCAACCCCGCGCCGCTGCCGCGCGGGCAACTCGACCTGTACCACCAGTACATCAAGCAGAGCGGCGAGAAGCGGCAGGGCGTGGCACAGGGCGACTACACGGTGGTGGATTCGGAAGGCGGCACCCACAGCGGCACGCTCGACCGCAACGGCTTCGCCAGCGTGGCGGGCCTGCCCATCGGCACGGCCAAGGTGACCTTCGGCAAGGACCCGCGCGACCCGTGGGACGAAGGCAGCTACTTCGGCACGCCCGATGAATGGAAGGCCAAGGGCGCAACGGCAGGGGGCGGCGCAGAGGCCGGCGCGGGTGTGTCGGGCGCCGGCGGCATGGCCGGCTTCGGAAGCACGCTCGCCGCTGCCGGCAAGGGCGCCGTCGGCGGCATGCAGGGGCTGGTCTCGGGTGGCGGCAATGCGCTCGGCGCAGCCGGTGCGCTCGCGGGTGTCGCGGGCCTGAGCAGCAAGGCCGCCGGCGCGATCGGCCAGGTCACGCAGGCGGCCGGCATGGCGCAGCAGGCGGTGAGCGCCGCACAGGCCATCCAGCAAGGCGGCGCCAAGGCGCTGCTCGGCCAGGCGAGCCAGGCTGCGACGGGCATGGCGATCCAGGCGGCGGGCACGAAACTCGGGCCCATGGGCGTGCCGATCACCGGCGTGATGAGCGGTGCGGTGAACGGCGGGATGAAGGGCGTGGTCAACGGCGCCATGAACGGTGCGGTGAATGGGGCCGTGAACGGCGTGGCGAATGGCGCTGCAGGTGCCCTGAAGCCGGGCGTGTCCGCGGTGGCCGGCAATGCGCTGCCGGCAGGGCGTACGCCGGGCTTCCTGGCTTGA
- a CDS encoding response regulator, whose translation MTTDVLIVEDEPEFLRRFSDAVLRDAGLQLVAAVASGTEGKRMLDLHGPDVLLVDLGLPDIGGVEVIRHAAERHPDCDVLVVTMFGDDAHVVESIEAGATGYLLKDASPERVAASIHELRAGGAPISPGIARRILTRLRLTARPEPAAARPAPEMPSDPSPEPRPSPLTARETELLRLTAKGLTFDSIGELLGISPHTVVSHVKKIYRKLAVHSRSEAVYEASQLGLL comes from the coding sequence ATGACCACCGATGTCCTGATCGTCGAGGACGAGCCCGAGTTCCTGCGACGGTTCTCGGACGCGGTGCTGCGCGACGCGGGGCTGCAACTCGTGGCGGCGGTGGCCAGCGGCACGGAAGGCAAGAGGATGCTCGACCTGCACGGGCCAGACGTCCTTCTGGTCGACCTGGGCCTGCCCGACATCGGCGGCGTCGAGGTGATCCGCCACGCGGCCGAGCGCCACCCGGACTGCGACGTGCTGGTCGTCACGATGTTCGGCGACGACGCCCACGTGGTCGAGTCGATCGAGGCCGGCGCCACCGGCTACCTCCTGAAGGACGCGTCGCCCGAACGCGTCGCCGCCAGCATCCACGAACTGCGGGCCGGCGGCGCGCCGATCAGCCCGGGCATTGCGCGACGCATCCTCACGCGGCTGCGGCTCACGGCACGCCCGGAGCCGGCAGCGGCACGACCGGCGCCGGAAATGCCGTCCGACCCGTCGCCCGAGCCCCGGCCCTCGCCGCTGACTGCCCGCGAGACCGAACTGCTGCGCCTGACCGCCAAGGGGTTGACCTTCGACTCGATCGGCGAACTGCTGGGGATCTCGCCGCATACCGTGGTTTCCCACGTCAAGAAGATCTATCGCAAGCTGGCGGTGCACTCGCGCAGCGAGGCGGTCTACGAAGCCAGCCAGCTGGGTCTGCTTTGA
- the aroC gene encoding chorismate synthase translates to MSGNTFGTLFAVTNFGESHGPAIGCVIDGCPPGMSLSEADIQGDLDRRRPGTSRHVTQRNEPDAVQILSGVYEGKTTGTPIALLIQNTDQRSKDYGQIAQQFRPGHADFTYWKKYGIRDPRGGGRSSARLTAPMVAAGAVAKKWLAEKYGMVFRGCMTQIGEIAIPFESWDHVPNNPFFAPIADVSALEDYMDRLRKAGDSCGARIRVTATKVPVGLGEPLFDKLDAEIAYAMMGINAVKAVEIGAGFDSVTQRGTTHGDSITPTGFVTNNAGGILGGISSGQDLEVSIAIKPTSSIISPRQSIDIHNNPVEVITKGRHDPCVGIRATPIAEAMLALVVMEHVLRNRAQCGDVQADAGKTEAASPQASFL, encoded by the coding sequence ATGAGCGGCAACACCTTCGGAACACTCTTCGCGGTCACCAATTTCGGCGAGTCGCATGGCCCTGCCATCGGCTGCGTCATCGACGGCTGCCCCCCGGGCATGTCCCTGAGCGAGGCCGACATCCAGGGCGACCTCGACCGCCGCCGCCCCGGCACCAGCCGCCACGTCACCCAGCGCAACGAGCCTGACGCGGTGCAGATCCTCTCCGGCGTGTACGAGGGCAAGACCACCGGCACGCCCATCGCGCTGCTGATCCAGAACACCGACCAGCGCAGCAAGGACTACGGGCAGATCGCCCAGCAGTTCCGCCCCGGCCATGCCGACTTCACCTACTGGAAGAAGTACGGCATCCGCGATCCTCGCGGTGGCGGGCGCTCTTCGGCGCGGCTCACCGCGCCCATGGTGGCCGCCGGTGCGGTCGCCAAGAAGTGGCTGGCCGAGAAGTACGGCATGGTGTTCCGCGGCTGCATGACGCAGATCGGCGAGATCGCCATCCCGTTCGAGAGCTGGGACCACGTTCCGAACAACCCCTTCTTCGCTCCCATCGCCGACGTGAGTGCGCTCGAGGACTACATGGATCGCCTGCGCAAGGCTGGCGACTCGTGCGGCGCGCGCATCCGCGTCACTGCCACCAAGGTGCCCGTGGGCCTGGGCGAGCCGCTGTTCGACAAGCTCGATGCCGAGATCGCCTACGCCATGATGGGCATCAACGCGGTCAAGGCGGTGGAGATCGGCGCTGGCTTCGACAGCGTGACCCAGCGCGGCACCACGCACGGCGACTCCATCACGCCCACCGGCTTCGTTACCAACAATGCGGGCGGCATCCTCGGTGGCATCAGCTCGGGGCAGGACCTCGAGGTGAGCATTGCGATCAAGCCGACGAGTTCGATCATCAGTCCGCGCCAGTCGATCGACATCCACAACAACCCCGTCGAAGTGATCACCAAGGGCCGCCACGACCCGTGCGTGGGCATCCGCGCCACGCCCATCGCCGAGGCGATGCTCGCGCTGGTCGTGATGGAGCATGTGCTGCGCAACCGCGCGCAGTGCGGCGACGTGCAGGCCGACGCCGGGAAGACCGAGGCCGCGTCGCCGCAGGCGTCCTTCCTCTAG
- a CDS encoding pentapeptide repeat-containing protein, translated as MSSQVIILAHDLWRKGAGGAPAGLAGQADSFAYAGLDLGLAQFAGSTFNGSSFAAVSFRQAGWSACRFTGCSFTQCDFEAMAITGCTFVDCTFAQSSFDRSQLSHTSFRQCHWDSLSFAQGQWSSVDVLDCSGTVVTGEGLQGRCVDFTGSTFERLEFRNAQIN; from the coding sequence ATGTCCTCGCAAGTCATCATCCTCGCGCACGACCTCTGGCGCAAAGGCGCGGGCGGCGCGCCGGCCGGGCTGGCAGGGCAGGCCGACAGCTTCGCCTACGCCGGCCTCGACCTCGGCCTGGCGCAGTTCGCGGGCTCGACCTTCAACGGCAGCAGCTTTGCCGCGGTCAGCTTCAGGCAGGCCGGCTGGAGCGCCTGCCGGTTCACGGGCTGCAGCTTCACGCAGTGCGACTTCGAAGCCATGGCCATCACCGGCTGCACCTTCGTCGACTGCACCTTCGCCCAGTCGAGCTTCGACCGCAGCCAGTTGAGCCACACAAGTTTTCGCCAGTGCCACTGGGACAGCCTGAGCTTCGCGCAGGGGCAGTGGTCGAGCGTGGACGTGCTCGACTGCAGCGGCACGGTCGTCACCGGCGAAGGGCTGCAGGGCCGTTGCGTGGATTTCACCGGGAGCACCTTCGAGCGGCTCGAGTTCCGCAACGCACAGATCAACTGA
- a CDS encoding sensor histidine kinase — protein MLTAILISAAGRPALALELTRMQALASGQTSPPAADRAWTEVRLPGPVGPALRLSRSEAVWYRATFDAPAIGESDGGWAVYLPYLYEGGQVWLNGIRVGEVEEDSDTVHVRWERPHLISLPRPLLRTGSNVLEIRAAAAPSSTSPRFPAVSVAPRAELLPVHDRRFFWVRTLPEITVVVCLLMAAIVVCIWWRRRSEVLYGLLGLASALWGVRTLTFVIERMPSEYWHLWRTVYLGATGGFVVVLALFSLRLAGIGRPWLRRLLVGYWLLGPLWLLLAGPPSEPLVNRWWSAGLIPIGLAILAVSIRTVARQRTLAAALMPSALMIAVLAGVHDYLIAWDDGSLVRLLPNWAGNRIFLLHHAANLLLLCMGSLLTARFIHAMDSLEELNHTLESRVADRERHLAESFTRMAQLQRQHAASQERQSIMREIHDGLGSRLFTSLSRVERGDMSERQIAEVLRDCIADMRIALDALAPDAGDFRTALGNFLFRWQAQLEEARIQPSWTIDVPDSVSALSPQASLQLLRIAQEALTNVLKHANATRVRVQLRQRDELLELEVVDNGQPDRTVPDNGGRGIANMHVRARQLGASLEVVHAATGTVVSLRMPSASHTA, from the coding sequence ATGTTGACCGCGATCCTGATATCGGCGGCAGGCCGTCCGGCCCTGGCGCTCGAGCTGACGCGCATGCAGGCGCTGGCATCCGGCCAGACGAGCCCGCCGGCAGCCGACCGCGCATGGACCGAGGTCCGGCTGCCCGGGCCGGTGGGGCCGGCACTGCGCCTCTCGCGCAGCGAGGCGGTCTGGTACCGCGCCACCTTCGACGCGCCTGCGATCGGCGAAAGCGACGGCGGCTGGGCGGTCTACCTGCCCTATCTTTACGAAGGCGGCCAGGTCTGGCTCAACGGGATCCGGGTCGGCGAGGTCGAGGAAGACAGCGACACCGTCCATGTGCGGTGGGAGCGCCCCCATCTGATCTCGCTGCCGCGGCCGTTGCTTCGCACGGGCAGCAACGTGCTCGAGATCCGCGCTGCAGCGGCACCCTCCTCCACGTCGCCGCGCTTTCCGGCCGTCTCGGTGGCTCCGCGCGCCGAACTGCTGCCGGTGCACGACCGCCGCTTCTTCTGGGTTCGCACGCTGCCCGAGATCACGGTGGTCGTCTGCCTGTTGATGGCGGCGATCGTGGTGTGCATCTGGTGGCGCCGGCGCAGCGAGGTGCTGTACGGACTGCTCGGACTGGCTTCGGCGCTCTGGGGCGTGCGCACCCTCACCTTCGTGATCGAACGCATGCCGTCCGAATACTGGCATCTGTGGCGCACCGTGTACCTCGGCGCCACGGGTGGCTTCGTGGTCGTCCTCGCACTGTTCTCGCTGCGGCTCGCGGGCATCGGCCGCCCCTGGCTTCGCCGGCTGCTGGTCGGCTACTGGCTGCTGGGGCCGCTCTGGCTGCTGCTTGCCGGGCCCCCGAGCGAACCGCTGGTCAACCGCTGGTGGAGCGCGGGGCTGATTCCCATCGGGCTCGCGATCCTCGCCGTGTCGATCCGCACCGTGGCCAGGCAACGCACGCTGGCAGCCGCGCTGATGCCGTCGGCGCTCATGATCGCCGTGCTCGCGGGCGTCCACGACTACCTGATCGCGTGGGACGACGGCTCGCTCGTGCGCCTGCTGCCGAACTGGGCGGGCAACCGGATCTTCCTGCTGCACCACGCGGCCAACCTGCTCCTGCTGTGCATGGGCAGCCTGCTGACCGCCCGCTTCATTCACGCGATGGACTCGCTCGAGGAGCTCAACCACACGCTGGAGAGCCGCGTGGCCGACCGCGAGCGGCACCTGGCGGAAAGCTTCACGCGCATGGCGCAACTGCAGCGCCAGCATGCCGCGTCGCAGGAGCGCCAATCGATCATGCGGGAGATCCACGACGGGCTCGGTTCGCGCCTGTTCACGTCGCTGTCGCGTGTCGAGCGCGGCGACATGAGCGAGCGGCAGATCGCGGAGGTGCTGCGCGACTGCATCGCCGACATGCGCATCGCGCTCGATGCGCTGGCGCCCGATGCCGGCGACTTCCGCACCGCGCTGGGCAACTTCCTGTTCCGGTGGCAGGCGCAGCTCGAAGAAGCCCGCATCCAGCCGTCGTGGACCATCGATGTCCCGGACAGCGTCTCGGCCCTTTCCCCGCAGGCTTCGCTCCAGCTCCTGCGCATCGCGCAGGAGGCGCTGACCAATGTGCTCAAGCACGCGAACGCCACCCGCGTGCGCGTGCAATTGCGCCAGCGCGACGAACTGCTCGAACTGGAAGTGGTCGACAACGGGCAGCCGGACCGGACGGTGCCCGACAACGGCGGCCGCGGCATTGCCAACATGCATGTGCGCGCGCGCCAGCTCGGCGCGTCCCTCGAGGTGGTCCACGCTGCGACGGGCACTGTCGTGTCGCTGCGGATGCCGTCCGCCTCCCATACGGCGTAG
- a CDS encoding MFS transporter: MSASPPVAAGRGHLLAFAGLSASYFAHIGFFNPYLPLWLKDLGLPIFTISLLASVQSITRVFAPYAWGALSDHTGHRVMLLRFSAAVALVSSFGLWWNGGAWWLALVLLVMFTHTSSMMSLTEAAMAQLVAGDWGRYGRIRLCGSAGFLLTVFVAGEWFERFGMKHFPAWAAGTLAIVLVATMKLPDVREPPAAQGTVKEPIGPVLRNPAVRWFFASLFFQVMSHFSVYAFFSLYLDSIGYGKSTIGLLWALSVVAEIVWFFLQGRLIGLMPMPRWMLVCGIAAVARLGLTAGLGGWIAALIVAQWLHALSFAAHHTTCIAVVSRRFPGHLRGRGQALFTVIGYGFGGVLGVLLGGAVAQAFGYRTMFTAAALLAVAGSVCAWQVVRLEPMERPVRA; encoded by the coding sequence ATGTCCGCCTCGCCACCAGTGGCCGCCGGACGCGGCCACCTGCTGGCATTCGCTGGCCTGTCGGCCAGCTACTTCGCGCACATCGGTTTCTTCAACCCGTACCTGCCGCTGTGGCTCAAGGACCTGGGGCTGCCGATCTTCACGATCAGCCTGCTGGCCTCGGTGCAGTCGATCACGCGCGTGTTCGCGCCCTACGCCTGGGGCGCGCTCAGCGACCACACCGGCCACCGCGTGATGCTGCTGCGCTTCAGCGCGGCGGTGGCGCTCGTGAGTTCGTTCGGCCTCTGGTGGAACGGCGGCGCATGGTGGCTCGCGCTGGTGCTGCTCGTGATGTTCACCCACACCAGCTCGATGATGTCGCTCACCGAGGCCGCCATGGCGCAGCTGGTAGCCGGCGACTGGGGGCGCTACGGGCGCATCCGCCTCTGCGGTTCGGCCGGCTTCCTGCTCACTGTGTTCGTGGCGGGCGAGTGGTTCGAACGGTTCGGCATGAAGCACTTTCCGGCCTGGGCCGCGGGCACGCTGGCCATCGTGCTGGTCGCCACCATGAAGCTGCCCGACGTGCGCGAGCCGCCTGCCGCACAAGGCACGGTGAAGGAGCCGATCGGCCCGGTGCTGCGCAACCCGGCCGTGCGGTGGTTCTTCGCGTCGCTCTTCTTCCAGGTGATGTCGCACTTCTCGGTGTATGCGTTCTTCTCGCTCTACCTCGACTCCATCGGCTACGGCAAAAGCACCATCGGCCTGCTGTGGGCGCTGTCGGTGGTGGCCGAGATCGTCTGGTTCTTCCTGCAGGGCCGGCTCATCGGCCTGATGCCCATGCCGCGGTGGATGCTGGTGTGCGGCATCGCCGCCGTTGCACGCCTCGGGCTGACCGCGGGGCTCGGCGGATGGATTGCCGCGCTCATCGTCGCCCAGTGGCTGCACGCACTGAGCTTCGCCGCGCATCACACGACCTGCATCGCGGTCGTGTCGCGCCGCTTCCCCGGTCACCTGCGCGGACGCGGGCAGGCGCTGTTCACGGTGATCGGCTATGGCTTCGGCGGCGTGCTTGGGGTGCTGCTCGGCGGGGCCGTGGCGCAGGCCTTCGGGTACCGGACTATGTTCACTGCCGCGGCGTTGCTGGCGGTGGCGGGCAGCGTGTGCGCGTGGCAGGTGGTGAGGCTGGAGCCGATGGAGCGGCCGGTTCGGGCCTGA